A single window of Xylocopilactobacillus apicola DNA harbors:
- a CDS encoding T7SS effector LXG polymorphic toxin gives MVKIKIEEVLKKQKEYEKRSKAVKEGLNDVSKKMNAVPNTPGFSGSGQEAMEDYVKEIHGYINKNMIDDLQNAKNEFDRLVKSFRSNVDNNNSAVLDSNYIKDKAKKLKRKENPLYKAINKCNEGVFQAQQSVSVTALSPEAVSLLQEVYRSGIKTADKLEKFDQQKPSKQLTNLNKNTKNLKYAINSVSPVGLKNSLNELLQNSRSALDSDWYKKIKKLITTDPNKAFEEIVKSDKLMKHIKKDDKLMKLLLKAVEKTDPENLKKTYPILKKFYRGQKYFKQFDKYASDALNFRFTKLGRTIYKDEVLHKYLMSKEIGKSAVSGWNSIKDSAMATKAVNRGKKIGKGVKDIWSKAKTIPMIGKGAAAAGKLTTKVLKFSFITDVGIESFFNIIDDPKHDIGKGINNGVIDAVLNIGPVSGAITLSSFGLGGIFLGASIGLANLGIKKFNPKFKDDAKSFIYDVEDSVVDEIKTFGKNAKDFNKNVEKKAIDIGKQIGRGAVETYNFVGKASKKIEQIGSNAVKNLTKGVGNAIVKHNWNIIPALSR, from the coding sequence TTGGTCAAAATTAAGATTGAGGAAGTCCTTAAAAAACAAAAAGAATACGAAAAAAGATCAAAAGCTGTTAAAGAAGGTCTAAATGATGTTAGCAAAAAAATGAATGCTGTTCCAAATACTCCTGGATTCTCAGGTAGTGGACAAGAAGCAATGGAAGATTATGTTAAAGAGATTCATGGTTATATTAATAAGAACATGATCGATGATTTGCAAAACGCAAAGAATGAATTTGACCGCTTAGTTAAATCTTTTAGAAGTAATGTAGATAACAATAATTCTGCAGTTTTAGATTCTAATTATATCAAAGATAAAGCTAAGAAGTTAAAAAGAAAAGAAAACCCCTTATATAAAGCTATAAATAAATGTAATGAAGGAGTATTTCAAGCTCAACAATCCGTAAGTGTAACTGCATTAAGTCCGGAAGCTGTTTCGTTACTGCAAGAGGTGTATAGATCGGGAATCAAAACCGCTGATAAGTTAGAGAAATTTGATCAACAAAAACCGAGCAAGCAACTTACTAATTTAAACAAAAATACCAAAAACCTAAAATATGCAATTAATTCAGTAAGTCCCGTGGGATTAAAAAATTCTTTGAACGAATTATTGCAGAACTCAAGAAGTGCTCTCGACAGTGATTGGTATAAAAAAATTAAAAAATTAATTACTACTGACCCCAATAAAGCATTTGAAGAAATAGTTAAGTCTGATAAGTTAATGAAACATATAAAGAAAGACGATAAGCTTATGAAACTTCTTTTGAAGGCGGTTGAAAAAACTGACCCAGAGAATTTGAAAAAAACTTATCCAATTCTCAAAAAATTTTATCGTGGTCAAAAGTACTTTAAACAATTCGATAAATATGCTTCTGACGCTCTTAATTTCAGATTTACTAAGTTGGGTCGCACGATATATAAAGATGAAGTTCTTCATAAGTATCTAATGTCCAAGGAAATCGGAAAGAGTGCTGTAAGTGGTTGGAATAGCATAAAAGACAGTGCAATGGCTACGAAGGCTGTGAATCGTGGTAAAAAAATCGGAAAGGGTGTGAAGGATATTTGGTCAAAAGCCAAAACAATTCCTATGATTGGTAAGGGTGCCGCTGCAGCTGGAAAACTAACAACAAAAGTTTTGAAGTTTTCATTTATTACCGATGTGGGTATTGAAAGTTTCTTTAATATTATCGATGATCCAAAGCATGATATTGGTAAGGGGATTAATAACGGAGTAATTGATGCAGTTTTAAATATCGGTCCTGTTAGTGGTGCAATAACGTTATCTAGTTTTGGACTAGGCGGAATTTTTTTAGGAGCATCCATAGGGCTTGCAAATTTAGGAATTAAAAAGTTTAACCCTAAATTTAAAGATGATGCCAAGTCGTTTATTTATGACGTAGAGGACTCTGTTGTTGATGAAATTAAAACTTTTGGAAAAAATGCAAAAGATTTCAATAAAAATGTTGAGAAAAAAGCAATTGATATTGGAAAGCAAATTGGCAGGGGAGCTGTTGAGACGTATAATTTTGTTGGAAAAGCCAGCAAAAAAATTGAACAAATTGGTTCGAATGCAGTTAAAAATCTTACCAAAGGAGTAGGAAATGCTATAGTCAAACATAATTGGAACATTATACCGGCATTAAGCCGTTGA
- a CDS encoding WXG100 family type VII secretion target, translated as MGKHDFEISSLEREIAALQQAKALMEVGGQDLNSVNGEIQNVVSSIDNKEWRGQRRNEFNQKFDNYNREFGNLRNRNNTNIQAVNQKIAELRDRIAMLRSDNSD; from the coding sequence GTGGGAAAGCATGATTTTGAGATATCTAGTCTAGAACGCGAAATAGCAGCATTGCAGCAAGCCAAGGCTTTAATGGAAGTTGGGGGTCAAGATTTAAATTCCGTGAATGGAGAAATACAAAATGTTGTCAGCTCAATAGACAATAAAGAATGGCGCGGGCAGAGAAGAAATGAATTTAATCAGAAATTTGACAACTATAACAGAGAATTCGGAAATTTGCGTAATCGTAATAATACCAATATTCAGGCTGTAAATCAGAAAATTGCAGAACTTAGAGACAGGATTGCAATGTTAAGGAGCGATAATAGTGACTAA
- a CDS encoding DUF3862 domain-containing protein — protein MVNKKNKSWTIASVIIIILSLLFSFADFKGKSGTSKSASTSNSQPKKSSSSANKAKRSLSSQILSEFGAKESLRLEQYNKIKVRKDKGMTINQVKKLLGEPSTQSTKGISRVLYWFYKDDQNDTKEIRTIILFKDGRAYSKHISGLEVKRKKKIGLDDYNKVHRNDKYSDVIKQLGIPNGFSESYFTSNELLQGISYTYDLNHNAPEQEKPRIYLDFSDGKLSVKDQEYLK, from the coding sequence GTGGTAAATAAAAAAAATAAATCCTGGACAATTGCGTCAGTAATTATAATAATTTTAAGTTTATTGTTTTCGTTTGCAGACTTTAAAGGAAAAAGTGGAACTTCAAAGTCTGCAAGTACTAGTAATTCTCAGCCAAAAAAATCGTCATCAAGTGCAAATAAAGCTAAACGCTCTTTAAGCAGTCAAATATTGAGCGAATTTGGAGCAAAAGAATCGTTAAGGCTGGAACAATATAACAAAATTAAAGTCAGAAAAGATAAGGGGATGACGATAAATCAAGTAAAAAAATTATTGGGAGAACCATCAACACAAAGTACTAAAGGAATCAGTAGAGTTTTGTATTGGTTCTATAAAGATGACCAAAACGACACAAAAGAAATTAGAACTATTATCTTGTTCAAAGATGGACGAGCTTATAGTAAGCACATCTCAGGTTTAGAAGTAAAAAGAAAAAAGAAGATTGGACTTGATGATTATAATAAGGTTCATAGGAATGATAAATATAGTGATGTGATTAAACAACTTGGTATTCCCAACGGGTTTTCCGAGTCATATTTTACTAGTAATGAATTATTACAAGGTATTTCCTATACATACGATTTAAATCATAATGCTCCTGAACAAGAAAAACCTCGGATATATTTGGACTTTTCTGATGGCAAATTATCTGTTAAAGATCAAGAATATTTAAAATAA
- a CDS encoding DUF4176 domain-containing protein has product MNKQQEILPLGTVLFLEEGTQKVMIVGRGVEFSDEGEDKFMDYMGCLYPVGVDPERTIFFNHEDIDHVVFEGFKDEEESRFHQVYNEWLKNLKVEKKKL; this is encoded by the coding sequence GTGAACAAACAACAAGAAATTTTACCTTTAGGAACAGTTCTTTTTCTCGAAGAGGGAACGCAAAAAGTGATGATTGTCGGACGTGGAGTTGAATTTTCTGACGAGGGAGAAGACAAATTTATGGACTACATGGGTTGTCTTTATCCTGTGGGAGTTGATCCAGAACGCACGATATTTTTCAACCATGAAGATATTGATCATGTAGTATTTGAAGGGTTTAAAGATGAAGAAGAATCTAGGTTTCATCAGGTCTACAATGAGTGGCTTAAGAATCTTAAAGTAGAAAAGAAGAAATTGTGA
- a CDS encoding DUF4176 domain-containing protein: MNEKKELLPIGSIVYLEEGTKKLMIVGRGVVYEEDGEDKFKDYMACLYPEGIDPKETIFFDQEDIDQLVFKGYSDEEEERFVKLYEDWVKENKK; this comes from the coding sequence ATGAATGAAAAGAAAGAATTATTACCAATCGGCTCTATCGTATATCTTGAAGAAGGAACAAAGAAGTTAATGATTGTCGGTAGAGGCGTAGTTTATGAAGAAGACGGCGAAGATAAATTCAAGGATTATATGGCTTGTCTTTATCCAGAGGGCATTGATCCTAAGGAAACTATTTTCTTCGACCAAGAAGATATTGATCAACTTGTCTTTAAAGGATATTCCGATGAAGAAGAAGAAAGATTCGTGAAACTTTATGAAGATTGGGTTAAAGAAAATAAGAAGTAG